Part of the Methanobacterium bryantii genome, TGAAAGTAAACGGGTTCAAGGATGAGGAACTAAGGCAAAAACACCACAGACTAAACAATACGTTATCAGAAGTCGAAAAAGAGCTTAAAAAAATGAGTCCAGCACCCAGAACTGTAATAATAGGATAATTTTTTAGGGTATAATTGGTGCAACATGAACATTGCACCATCATTTATTATGAATTCTATTTTTATTTAAATTTTTTGTAAGGACAAATCAACACCCATGATCCCCCTGAATATTTAATCAAAAATAAACAGGAGGTGAAACGGTGAAGATTAAAATAATTCTACTTTTATGTATAATAGCAAGTTCTATAATTACAGTTGGGGCAATACAAGAAGTTTGGCACTCTGGAAACAGTGAAATAAAATCATTAAGCAGTGATGGAATTAACATATACGCTGCAACACCTGATAACTTAAAATGTTTAAATCCTGACGGATCTCAAAAATGGTCAAAAACTTATACAATTAATGATAATGGACAAGCCATAAAACTAAGTAAATACGCATTAATAGGAACAGATAACGATTTAAGAGCTTTAAATTTAAGTGATGGTTCTCAAAGATGGATAAACTATGAAACATTGGGAGTAAACCAAGTAATTAAATATGTTTTCGCAAAACAAGGGTATGTAATAGCTTCAAATGATAATAAAGCAATAGTTATTGATAGAGAAACAGGAGAAAACAAAACACAAGTAATAGAAGCTAATACATTATGTAAACCTTATTCAACACAAGGACTTTATTTAACAGGCACAAGCGAAGGAATACAAGCATATAAAAGTATTTTATTACCTGATTTATACATTAAAAATACTAAATTAGAATCTGGAAAGGTTACAGCAACAATAGAGAACAAAGGATTAAGCACAGCAAAAAACGTAGTAGTAAAATTCTTTTATAGAAAATCTGATGGATCTTTAAAAACACTTCATAGGAATTTAGGAGATATTCAAGAAGGACAATCAAGAGACACACCACTTTATGGAAATATAACTGCTGGTTATGTGAATGTAGACCCTTATTATACAATTAAAGAACTAAACGAAGATAATAACCAGAAATATTTTACATACAATCAACAAAATAATACAAACCCTGGAGATAACCAGTCAGAGAATACAACAACACCAGAGGAAGAATTTTGGCTTGAAGGATTTAATTATAAATCAAATGCAAATATACAGTATTCAGGAACAACCGATTTAATTGATTATACAATAACAAAGATATTAGTCAATTTTGAAGCAGGGAAAATGAAAACTAATTTTGATGATGTAAGGTTTGTATCAGGAAATCAAGTATTAAATTATACTTTAAAATCTAAAATAGACAGTGATAAAGCATATTTTGACGTAAAAGTACCAGTAATTAAAGGAAATTCAGGAACAAATATAACAATGTTTTCAGGAAATGCAAACGCAGTAAGCTTGTCAAATCCAGATAACACATACTTATTATATGATCACTTTGAAGGAACAGAATTAAACTCATCAAAATGGGAAATAACAGCAGGAACACCAACAATAAGCGATAGTATTCTAACATTATCAGGTACAAGTTCAAAAGGAATATGTTCTAAAAACACATTTAACGCACCAATATACCTTGAAGCAAAAAGTCACATGTCAGGAATCTATTCACAGATAGGAATAGGACCAGATAAAGATTTAAGCAGTAAATTAATAGCTATCTATGGAACAGTTCCAAGCTCAAGCGCAGTATTATACGTTGCTAATGGTTCAGGTTACAACATGATAGGTTATAATTCCTTAGGTGGAACAGAAAGCATACGGGGAATAGGATATTATAATCATATAGTAAAAGGTTATGAGAACGGAGAACTAATAAATGGACAGATAGAAGGATTTGACCCAAACGGACCTTATTACATAGAAATAACTGGAACTTATGCAACTCAATACGTAGATTACATCCTTGCAAGAAATTACATATACCCTGAGCCAACTTTGGGAAACTGGGGATCCTGGATTTCAAAAACTTAAAACTCTTTTTTTTTAAAATTTTTAATTTTTAACAGGTGCTAACAAGTATTTTTAGTTTATTCAGGTATTTTTACTTTAAAACTAATCAACAGGTACAAAACAAGTATTTTTAATTGATTTAAGGTAATTGATTTTAGATTTATTTTACTCCGTATGACCTGCGAATCTTGGAATTTGAGTTTTGTTAGGACAAAGTAACACCCTATCATCTTAGTACAGAATAAAACGTCTTTTAAAAAAACAGTTGGAGGTGATAAGTGTGCAAATTAAAAGACAAGGTTTGTTTATAGCCCTAGTTATCTGTTTAATAGCATCAATGGGTAGTGCTGCAGCTTTTACACAAGCTTGGAACAGCGGAACTGGACAGCCTAAATACATAACCTCAGACGGTGTCAACATGTACGCCGCAGAAGGAAATAATTTAGATTGTGTCTCTCCAACAGGTTCAAGCATATGGACTGTAGCTCATGCAGTAGCAGACAATGGTTCATGTTTAAAAGTTGGTAAATACGTCTTTTTAGGTGAAGGAAACAACGTATTAGCTTTAAACAAAGCTGACGGCTCAACTAAATGGACAGCAACTGATCCTTTAGGAAGTGGTCAGGCACCTAAGTACATATTAGTAAAAGGAGCTTACGTAATTGTTTCAAATGATAACAAAGTCGTTATACTCAACAGAGAAGACGGAACTAACGCAACACCAATAACAGACGCAGCTACAACTGCAAAACCAATGTTATTTGGTGGATTATACATAGGTGGAACTGCTTCAGGTGTACAAGCTTATAACGCTATTATGTTACCAGATGTCAGAGTTAAAGCAATCAACAAACAGGCTGACAAAACCACTGCAACCATTGAAAACATCGGTTTAACCAATGCAAACAGCTTATTAGTCAAATTTGTTGTAAGAAAAACTGACGGTACATACAGAACAATACACCTAAACGGAGGAACTGTAAACGCTGGATCAACTAAAGACGTGGTAATTAACGGAGCTTTCAGTAAAGGATACGTCATAGTAGACCCTTACTACAAAATGCCAGAACTGAACGAAGGAAACAACCAGAGATACTTTAGTTAAATAAAAATTTTAAATTCTCCCCTTTTTTTATTTTTTTGGGAATTTAAATAAACATTAAGGTGATATAAATGAAATTACCAATAGCTAAACCTTTATTAATAGCAATGGTCGCTATCATTGCAGTAATAGGGGTTGGTGCAGGAGTAATGTTAAGTACTAATCAAGCCCCTCAAGGCCCACAAATAGCCCAATCTGTACCCAGTCAAACACAAGATCAGTTAAATGATAGTGAAATGATGGATAATTTAAATAAAAGTTCCGATGAGCTAACAGAAGACCAAAAAGGATACCAAGGAACTGAAGACATTAGTAGTGAATATCAAGGACCTGAATTAACACAGGCATTAAATGTAATTAAAAAGCATCCAGCACACCCAACTAAACCAACCGTAAAACCACACAAACCACCAGCAAACAATAATAATAACAATAATGTAAACGATGACGATGATAACGGGAACGATAACAACCAGAATGATGATCAAAGCGATGACGATGATGAAACCGTAGACCCTGGAGATGAACAAATAGAAGAACCTTGGGATCCCCTTGAAGACCCAGGAGATAACCCAGACGCTGATGATTACGACGATGACGGAAGCGACAGCGGAGAAGACCAAGACACAACTGGCGGACTTTAAAAAATCTTTTTTTTCTTTTTTAAGGTGATACAATGAAAAAAATCACTATTCTTCTTTTTGTAGTATTTTTATGTAGTATAACTGGAGGCTATTTTTTAGGAAATAGCAGCCACGCTGGCATAAAAGAACAAAAAGTAATGAATGAAGCAGATAAACAAAACAGTTTCGATGAATTAAAAGATGTCAGAGCTTACGCAAAAACAGAAATAGACATCTATAATACACCATACGGAGATGAACTACTTTTACCAGATGAAGAAATCGAAGCAATGGCAAGCGAGTATAATGTATCAATTCAGGAAGTAAAGGATAATATAGACTATTATAATTGGCAATGGCACCAAGACCACCCAGTTATAGAAGGATACACAGAAGCAGAAATCAATAATTGTAAAGTATATTGTAATAATGAAGAAATAAGCACAATAGACCCTGAAATAGAGAATTTAGAAGGATTTAAAGGTTTATGTAGATTAGCCAACTGGATTAGAAAAAATTTTGATTATCAAAGAGGCTCTGCAACAACAGCCCAAGGCGTAATTAGTACAGGTAAAGGCGATTGTTGGGGTTTAACAGATTTATCAAAATTGATTTTACTCAATGAAGGATACAATTTAAAAGTTATACAATTACATACAAGCGAAGCAAGTAACCACAGAGCTTTAGAAGTAAAAATTGATTCAGAACATTGGATAAGATTTGACCCTTCATTAATAACAAAACATTATGGATGTAAACCCTTTTATCACAAAGTAGGAATTAAAACAGGAATATTAGAGGTTTATCAATGAAATCAGAGCTTATGACGCCCAAACAAATAAAAAGAATGGGAATAAAGCATGAGCAAGATTTAGTGAAATTGTTTAAAGATAATGATTTCTCAGCTTGCAGGCTTGTAGCCTCTGGAATTTCAAACCCCGATATATTTGCAGCAGACGGAGAACAAACATTAATTTTAGAAGTGAAAACAAGCCATACAAGTTTAATAAGAGTTAGAAGTAAGCAGGTTTATACATTAAGGACATTTGCACAGAGATTTAAGGCAAAAGCATACATAGCAGCTAAATTTTTAAATAGGTCAAATTGGCGATTTGTAGAACTTCAATATCTAAATGTGGGGATTAAAGGGTTTTCTTTAGATTATAACACTGCAGAATTAAAAGGAATAACTTTTAACGAGCTAATAAGTAATGAATCACAAACAAAATTGATCTAAAATGGAAAAAGAAGAGATTTTAGAAAGGATTTTTGAAAATATTAAAAATGGAAAAAATAGCTTAATTTGGAAAAAAAACACGTATGAGTATGCAGATTTAATAAAAGAAAAATATAGAGCAGTTTATATAAACGAAACAGACCCTATTAAGTCTAAAATGATTAAAATAATCAGAGAAGTTTCAAAAATAGAAAAAATTAAAAAAATTGAATCAGAAGAACAATTATCAAAAAAAACAAAAGACCAACTAAAAGCACTTTTACACAAAAGAAACCGTAAATACAAGTTAATTATTATTTTTAATCATTTCGAAAGGTTAACAAGAACATCAGCTCAGTATTGGATGAGTTTAACAGGAAACCCATATATAATAATGGTGGGTTCTACATTTGGAACTCATAAAAAAGAAGCTTATGGATTTTATAAAACTTTTAAACTCATAAATAAAGAAGAACAGGAAGAAAGCAGAGCAGAAATAAACATTTCAATACCATTCATTTTAATAATAGGAGTTTTAATTTTTCTTTGTTTATATAAACTAAGCTTAATTTCAAGTGATAAAGTAATGACAGCAGTTATAATGTCTATTTTGGTCACGAGAACAATTTTATATTTTGTAAAATAAAACAGGTGGTTATCATGAGGTATTATACTCATATAACTTTAGGAATTTTATTATACGCCCTGTTAGTTTGGTTATTAGATCAACCTTTTACAATAGCAGGGATATTGTTCACAGCATGGATCTCTATAATGCCTGATTTGATTGAAAGAGCAATAGGAGAACATCGAAGCTGGGGACATTCTATAATTTGGTTAATTCCAGTTATAGCGAGTTTTTTATTTAATATACAAATGGGAATAGCATTTGCAAGTGGATTTCTAGGGCATATACTGTTAGATACAATTACAAAAAAAGGAGTAGCTTTTCTATACCCTTTCAAAAAAACAAGAATGGTAATGCCTAAAAAAGAAAAATCTAGAATTCAAACAGGTGGAAAACAAGAAAAAGCCTTATGTTTAGTACTTTTATTATTATTAGTACCCTTGGCATATGGTGTAGTTTATGGAATGCCTGAATATGGTATTTTAGCAGATGGAAATAATTCAACTCTTAAAAAAACAAACAGTAGTAATGCTTTAAGTGATTTCATAGATAAAATTACAGGGAATTTAAAAAATAATGGTACTAAATCATCTAATTATAAAACAGGAAGCTCAAATTATACACCTTATACAAAAACAAACGCAGTAGATAAAACAACAGACAAAGTAACCGATAATACAAACAATAATGATAATAACGACGATACATACAGTTTAATAGATTGGTTAACAGATAATCAAGACAATAACACAAATAACAACCAGAATACAACAAATCAAACTAATCAGACTAACAATGAAACAGACAATAATCAAGATTTACTAGATATGTTAGACCCTTTATTCGATGATTTAACAGGTGCAGCAGGCGGAGATGACATAGAACAGAATATAACAATGGAAGACGACAGTCAAGATTACATACCAGATAGTTACGACCCAGGATATAACCCGGACGCTGATTATTGGGATGATTCAGGAGATTATTCAGACAGTGAAGATGATGGAGGATTCTTTTTCTTCACAATAGCACCATTAATTAAGGTGGTATTATGAATAGGTATCAAGGAATAGCGGGAATAATAGTATTAACTCTATTAATAACCGCTTTTTTTAATTTTCCAGAAACTAACGCAGCTTATACGCCAGATTTAAGCATTGTAAAAGTTTCACCAAACAATTATGAAGGATTTAGCACTTATCCAAAATATGTTCCGGGTTATGCTGTTGAAATAGCTAATTATGGTTCTGGAGCTTCAAAAAATACAACCCTTGATTTTTACATAAAAACATTTGATAACAAGTATTTAAAGAAAACAATAAAAGTACCGGCCTTAAATGCAGGAAAAGGAACCCGAATAAGGTTTTCAATGTCAAATCAAACAGATGGAAGCTTTAAAGAAGGTTACGCAGTAGTAAATTCAAATAAAGCATTTAAAGAAATAAAATTCACTAATAACGCCCGGAAATTTTCATTAAAAGAAGCAATGTTATCTGCAAGCAATAAAACAGTAACTGAAGTCTATCAAACAGCAGGCACACCCACAACATGGACAGGAACAACATTAAATTATACTTCTCCACTTTCAGGAAAAACAGGAATAACAAGGATGTATTGTAAAATTAATTTTGACAATACAAGAGATATAAGTATCTGGAATATAACGGCATCAATACCTGGAAATTTACGTGATAATGTAACAATAAAATCATTTGGAGAATATCAGCAAGACTCAGGACATCCAACAAGCTGGAATGATACATCATGCACTTTTAATATAGACACATACTACAACAGATTAGAATATATTGAAATAACAGTTACCGGACAGAATTTAGAAAGTAAAAACGTATTTAAAGAGCCAATTCAAGTATTTAAAATGGATTGGATCAATACAGATGAAGAACCAGACTATGGATATTGGGATTATTCAGACATAGCCGAAGGCTTAACAAGAAACATTCAAGAAGATTATTCGGGAGTTGTAACATCAAATCAAACTTATACAACAACAAACGCAAAAACTTACACAGTACATCATAATAATGTAATAGAGCTAATAGTAAAAGGAAATACAGGCGGATACTACACAGCAGGATGGTTTATAACTCCAAAAGGTACATTTAATAATGTAACTGGGTTATATGGAAACAGTGAAAAACCAGCTATTTTAATAAGTAATGGACAGTACGGTATAAGTCAAAAAATCAGAAGTATTCAAGAAATAGGGTTCAAAATAAAAGGTTCAAATATTTCAGGCTTCACAGATTTTAAAAGTTTAGGATTTAGATCATGGACATGGAAAGAACAATATTAATTTTATTATTTTTTTATTTTTTCCAGGTGCAACAAGTATTTTTAATTTGTCCAGGGTAATTTTATTTTGAAATTAATCAGCAGGTGTAAAACAAGTACTTTAAATTTATTCAAGGTTTTTGATTTTTAAGATATCCTGGTAAAAATGAAATTTTGATTTTCTAGAATTTAGTTAAAAAGAATTGGAACTGCTGCGCATACCTATGGATCATGAAATAATGTCCTTAAAAAAATTGAAATGAGCATTTTATGGAAAACAATGTTAAACTTATCCAAGAATGGTAATAAAATATTAAATAGTATTTTTTCTAATAATATTATTCATGACCACGGATAAACCAGATCTAAGTAAGATTGAAGAATCATTTATAGATATGATAAATCATTTTGAAGCGTCTGCAAGTACTTCATTTATAAAAGGCATGGTGGATCCTAATGTTATCAAAAAAGGAAGTTTAAAAGAAATTGGAAAATCGCTGCAGGATGTATCTGATTTTTTAATGATCAAAGCTAAGACCCTGGAACTTTTGCCTTATGAATCTGAAGAAGGCGAAACAAAAATGAGATTAGACTATTATATACAAGCTCTTAATGATATAGGAAAAGAATTAGAGAAATCTGAGGCTAAAGAGCTTCATGATTACCACTGGTCCATAATAGGAATGTTCATTATAATTATATTCAGTTTATTTGACCATATTGAACATTATAGAGAATAAATTAATTAAATATTTAATGTGATAATAATGTTAGAATATAATGGAAGAATGGGAGAAAAGCCTATTAAGCTGTGTTTTGTAGATGAAGAGTCCCCTAAAGAATGGAAAGGTATAATTAACGATAAATTATCAGAGTATTATGAAAAGGCTTACATTGATATCAAAACTGAAGGAAGTAAAGATATATTAGTTATTTTAGAGTTAAATCCTACTGATATGGAATTG contains:
- a CDS encoding DUF2341 domain-containing protein, with translation MKIKIILLLCIIASSIITVGAIQEVWHSGNSEIKSLSSDGINIYAATPDNLKCLNPDGSQKWSKTYTINDNGQAIKLSKYALIGTDNDLRALNLSDGSQRWINYETLGVNQVIKYVFAKQGYVIASNDNKAIVIDRETGENKTQVIEANTLCKPYSTQGLYLTGTSEGIQAYKSILLPDLYIKNTKLESGKVTATIENKGLSTAKNVVVKFFYRKSDGSLKTLHRNLGDIQEGQSRDTPLYGNITAGYVNVDPYYTIKELNEDNNQKYFTYNQQNNTNPGDNQSENTTTPEEEFWLEGFNYKSNANIQYSGTTDLIDYTITKILVNFEAGKMKTNFDDVRFVSGNQVLNYTLKSKIDSDKAYFDVKVPVIKGNSGTNITMFSGNANAVSLSNPDNTYLLYDHFEGTELNSSKWEITAGTPTISDSILTLSGTSSKGICSKNTFNAPIYLEAKSHMSGIYSQIGIGPDKDLSSKLIAIYGTVPSSSAVLYVANGSGYNMIGYNSLGGTESIRGIGYYNHIVKGYENGELINGQIEGFDPNGPYYIEITGTYATQYVDYILARNYIYPEPTLGNWGSWISKT
- a CDS encoding outer membrane protein assembly factor BamB family protein, with the protein product MQIKRQGLFIALVICLIASMGSAAAFTQAWNSGTGQPKYITSDGVNMYAAEGNNLDCVSPTGSSIWTVAHAVADNGSCLKVGKYVFLGEGNNVLALNKADGSTKWTATDPLGSGQAPKYILVKGAYVIVSNDNKVVILNREDGTNATPITDAATTAKPMLFGGLYIGGTASGVQAYNAIMLPDVRVKAINKQADKTTATIENIGLTNANSLLVKFVVRKTDGTYRTIHLNGGTVNAGSTKDVVINGAFSKGYVIVDPYYKMPELNEGNNQRYFS
- a CDS encoding transglutaminase-like domain-containing protein, with amino-acid sequence MKKITILLFVVFLCSITGGYFLGNSSHAGIKEQKVMNEADKQNSFDELKDVRAYAKTEIDIYNTPYGDELLLPDEEIEAMASEYNVSIQEVKDNIDYYNWQWHQDHPVIEGYTEAEINNCKVYCNNEEISTIDPEIENLEGFKGLCRLANWIRKNFDYQRGSATTAQGVISTGKGDCWGLTDLSKLILLNEGYNLKVIQLHTSEASNHRALEVKIDSEHWIRFDPSLITKHYGCKPFYHKVGIKTGILEVYQ
- the hjc gene encoding Holliday junction resolvase Hjc, producing the protein MKSELMTPKQIKRMGIKHEQDLVKLFKDNDFSACRLVASGISNPDIFAADGEQTLILEVKTSHTSLIRVRSKQVYTLRTFAQRFKAKAYIAAKFLNRSNWRFVELQYLNVGIKGFSLDYNTAELKGITFNELISNESQTKLI
- a CDS encoding metal-dependent hydrolase yields the protein MRYYTHITLGILLYALLVWLLDQPFTIAGILFTAWISIMPDLIERAIGEHRSWGHSIIWLIPVIASFLFNIQMGIAFASGFLGHILLDTITKKGVAFLYPFKKTRMVMPKKEKSRIQTGGKQEKALCLVLLLLLVPLAYGVVYGMPEYGILADGNNSTLKKTNSSNALSDFIDKITGNLKNNGTKSSNYKTGSSNYTPYTKTNAVDKTTDKVTDNTNNNDNNDDTYSLIDWLTDNQDNNTNNNQNTTNQTNQTNNETDNNQDLLDMLDPLFDDLTGAAGGDDIEQNITMEDDSQDYIPDSYDPGYNPDADYWDDSGDYSDSEDDGGFFFFTIAPLIKVVL
- a CDS encoding CARDB domain-containing protein; translated protein: MNRYQGIAGIIVLTLLITAFFNFPETNAAYTPDLSIVKVSPNNYEGFSTYPKYVPGYAVEIANYGSGASKNTTLDFYIKTFDNKYLKKTIKVPALNAGKGTRIRFSMSNQTDGSFKEGYAVVNSNKAFKEIKFTNNARKFSLKEAMLSASNKTVTEVYQTAGTPTTWTGTTLNYTSPLSGKTGITRMYCKINFDNTRDISIWNITASIPGNLRDNVTIKSFGEYQQDSGHPTSWNDTSCTFNIDTYYNRLEYIEITVTGQNLESKNVFKEPIQVFKMDWINTDEEPDYGYWDYSDIAEGLTRNIQEDYSGVVTSNQTYTTTNAKTYTVHHNNVIELIVKGNTGGYYTAGWFITPKGTFNNVTGLYGNSEKPAILISNGQYGISQKIRSIQEIGFKIKGSNISGFTDFKSLGFRSWTWKEQY